One Perognathus longimembris pacificus isolate PPM17 chromosome 13, ASM2315922v1, whole genome shotgun sequence genomic window, aaaaagaaagaaagagaaaaagagagggaaggaaggaaggaaggaaaaagaaaattgtgcATATAGGGCAAGAATGATTCGTATCAATGCACTTAAAATGCTAGAGATTTTCAGAAACTTTGGGAAAAGATATTCAAGATTGTAAACTGAATTTCTTGCCAAATACTGAGAGTCACTGAGCATTAATATTGCTGGAATAAATAGTAATGCGATTGCCATTGTATTTACAGTCTTGTGAAATTTGGAATTCActgcattaaaatgaaaaatagaaagatcCTATCCATATTTTTCTAGGTATTAAGAAAATACTCTTATTGATGACCATGGAGAAATACTTAGGACTATATGCTGAGAATTAGTGTCCTGGTTACTTGAGTGGCTGAATTTCCCACTTTGCCTCTCCTATTGTTGGTGTGTATGAGAAAAGATCAAGTTACCCCCTTTGAATCAGGGCTTCCCAGCATTCTTTGGCTCCTGGGGACACGCCATTTTGGTGATGGCTGCCTTGACATCCTTGTTCCTCAGCGTGTAGATGAGGGGGTTGAGAACAGGTGTGAGGATCGCATAAACCACGTTGCCCATGACGTGGAAGTCGAGGGGCAGGTCAGCCCTGTAGGTGACATAGGCCACAGCAATGGATGAATAGTAGGTGCCCACCACCAGGAGGTGGGAGCTACAGGTGGAGAAGGCTTTGGAACGTCCTTCTCGGGAGCGGATGCGAAGCACAGACGCCAGGATGTGGGTGTAGGAGAGCAGCaccaggagaagggggaggaaggacacCACCATGGCGATGCAGAAGCCCATGAGGGTCTGTGCGCTGGTGTCagagcaggaggcctggaccaCAGCCAGGTGGTCACAGAAGCAGTGGTGGATGTAGGCCATGCTGTTGTAGGCCATGTGGGAGGTCTGCACCACTGCTGGGACGGGcaggagaagggcagtgagccagGCGCTGGCCGCCAGGGCAGCGTTGGTCTGTGGGGTCATGTGGACCGGGTAGTGCAGTGGGCGGCAGATGGCCacgtagcggtcataggccatgacCACCAGGATGAAGGCTTCTGAGCAGGAGAAGCTATGGAAGAGGTACATCTGCAGGAAGCAGGCGGGGAAGCTGAGGAATCGATCTCCAAGCAGGAACAGAAAGAGCATCTTGGgcacggtggtggtggtgaagaggATGTCCAGGGCTGAGAGGTTcatgaggaagaagtacatgggcttGTGGAGGCTGGGCTCGGCCCCCACTGCCACCAGGATCAGGGCATTGCCCACCAAGATGAGCaggtagaggaagaggaagaggaagaagacaggaaggaagagggatTTTGGCAGGGAGGGAATGCCAGTGAGGTAGAAGATGGTCTGGGAGTCGCCTGATCCATTACAGGTCGTGGTCTCCATGGTGGGTTAAAGCTGGATGCTCATGAGTTGTGCAGAGGCAACATCAGGGAAAGAGGCCTGCCTGGAAACAGAATACCCAGTGGTTCTGGAGTGAGAATTGCAGATGGGCCACTTTAATTAACTAATCCCTCATCCTATTCCTTTTGCCATTTAAATCAAGTATAGGAAAAGGCATGTACAATATACAAACCATGTGTCATTGATTGGATATATAATAGATAAGGTGAACAAGACAAGAAGTGGTAAAGGAAGACATTAAGCAACGAATCATGTAATTACCTAATTGTAATTATACTAAGCACTACAgaaaaacttggggggggggcaaacttCTTGATGGGCAAGACACAAGGCTTTACAAgaaggaaagagtgagagagacagacaaaggacacacacacatacacacacagggagagagacagacagattaaggacacacacacacaggcagatagacagactaagaacacacacacagagacagacagatagactaaggacacacacacacacacacacacacacacacacacacacacacacacagagctgggtgccaatagctcacatttataaatctagctactcaagagccagagatctaaggattgaagttcaaagccagcccagacaggaaagtctgtgagatttgttCTCAAGTTCAGATTTGACCCTTGAATTAAGTGACCCCCCCAGGACAAGTTTATGCTGGCATTGGTATTATTAAATCCTTAATGGGATGAGTCTATGAGCAGTGtcaccttgtttttctttgccacttCTAATTTCCCATAATTCTAACAAAAGCCACTAATATGAAAActggaatatatacatatatatatgtgttatatacacacatatatttatatataatatacaatatattatatatataaagtttTAATTCCTCTTAGGCTAGAGACTACACAGAGGGAGGGCAAGTGCTTTTGCAGGTGTCACAGCTGGCCAGATGCATAGCCAGAGCAGCCATATGTCAAGTATTAGATTTCCAGGACAGGGATGTTTTACCTGCTTGTCTTTCCCAGTGAATCCAAATTCAAGTTTTCAAGGTGAAAacattaagacaaaaaaaaacaacaaacctctctgtttctatctccctttttgtttttccaactgGTCCTATCAGACAAAGCTAAATctcactgccccctccccaccccggggtACAATATAATAGAACTAACTTGATGTCTAACAAGGCAGATGCTTCTTTGGCATAGCATCCTGGTACTGGGCAGAAGAGTGAGCTGCTATGGCCCACCTGGAAAATGTCTGGCCCCGTCCCAACAGTCTTGGTGGCCAGGGATCCTTCAACTccaaagagacacagaaaaactTCCTTGGATCTTACTGTACTCAGAGGGGGTGGGTGATCTGTCGTTACCAGGCTGAGCTGAGGTGGGGAACTGGCAAGATGGGAACTAAGATGGTCAAAGTTGAAGCCATCACCTCCAGCTGCCCATCCTCTTCTCTCCTATGTCCATTCTTTGCTGATGGAATTACCTATACTGAGACCCTGGTGGTAAGGTAGATTTTCACTGCCAGGTGGTAGGTACTGTATTATATTACAGGTAGCTCAGGTGAACCACTAATAAAGCAGAGCCACAAAAGTACCTTTTGAAAGAATTTGACATGTCAAGCTATTGTCAACTAACCCAGCCCTGGAAGTCCTGGCCATCGTCTGGACGTCCTTGTTATTTAGTGGGTTAGGTGTGCTGTGTTCTGATGACATGATGCCTCTAAGTAGTGCATTTGTGTGGTTAGAGCCAAAAGGACTCTGCTTCTCAGGCCTCGGATGGCCTCGGTGGCTCTTCCCTGTGGAGAATGTTTATGAACCACTTCTAATGCCACTGGGGGAGAACGACAGAAAAACCGTCACCAGAATGTACAAACTGTGCTTGATGTGTATCTGCCTTTCATCACACAACCCTGCCCCTTAAACAAGCAAAGAAACAGTGACTCAGAGAAGGACAGCCTTGTCCAAGGCCTCGGCTGATGAGCACTGTGCCCCGGGGTCGGTTCTGCGGCCACGGACTGCAACAGTCTCAGTCTAGGAGAGGAACCAGGGGCACAATGCCTAGGTGCTTatcatcatacaaaataatatttattgagggTGCTCTttcttgctgcttttgttttcttctctttttgttctcttgGTATTTCTATGTCTTTGGGAGTTTAAGGAGAGGCTCCGagatagagggacaaagggtgaacaaatgcagcaataacACTCCCTGGatactatgttgtaaatgaaccatacaacttgtgggtggggatgggagggaaaaactcagagagtgagggaaggggtaacattgtccaaaaagaactgtactttttacctgacttatgtaagtgtaacccctctgtacatcaccattatacaATAATTAAAAGATTAGCCTCAGACTTGCCTGGCAATCAAGAGTCCtggctcctgggctggggatatagcctagtgacaagagtgcctgcctcggatacacgaggccctaggttcgattcctcagcaccacatatacagaaaacggccagaagtggcgctgtggctcaagtggcagagtgctagccttgagcgggaagaagccagggacagtgctcaggccctgagtccaaggcccaggactggccaaaaaaaaaaaaaaaaaagagtcctggcTCCTAGTCTAGCCCTGCTTCTTGCCTGCACAGACCTTGAACCTGaaagctttcttttattttcatctgCATGATAAGAAATGCTCTCTGAAGGGTTTCCACTTCAGAAGGTCCCTTCTGTGTTTGACAGGGGAAGGTTTCAGAGACAGATGTCACATGGTTCATGCCCCAAAGGGAGACGTCACTCAGGCTCCATTCAGTGAGCCCTGCCTCAAACCCAGGTTCTTTCTGGCCATGTTGCCGCTTGCACATCAGTGGTTAAGGACGTGGACGAGAGAGTCAGAAAGGACTGAATGCCAGTTCTCATCCTACCTCCAGTTGGGTGACCCACAGCAAGTCCTGCCCCTCTCTGAACCCTGATCTGCTCATCTGCAACTTTGCAGGGTTTTCTTGTGGAGAGAATGCTGTGAACAGGATAAAGAGGCCAGAACATCAAAGAAGACAGCATGGCGAGTGTTTCCAGTCACTGTCTTGCCTTTCTGTGGGAAGAACTCGGTCCAGATGGCTTGAATGTCACCTGAGAGATCACACCCCCTTGGCCTGACCCATCAGGTCCCAAGATTCACAGCTCATGTTCTCCCCATGGTCCTGGATTTGGGGAACAGGCCTCAGTTTCATGCTAATCTGCCAGCTCCTGGGCCCCCTCTATCTCTCTTCATCTCCGACTTCACCCCTCCCCAGCAATGCTCACCTGTGGAGCCTGGTCCACACCGGTCTCCTGTGCTTCTCCACTTGCAGCCTTGGTGGGAGGAGCATGCTAGGGCTGAGCCATGGCCCTTTAAGCCGTCAAG contains:
- the LOC125362137 gene encoding olfactory receptor 2AT4, with the protein product METTTCNGSGDSQTIFYLTGIPSLPKSLFLPVFFLFLFLYLLILVGNALILVAVGAEPSLHKPMYFFLMNLSALDILFTTTTVPKMLFLFLLGDRFLSFPACFLQMYLFHSFSCSEAFILVVMAYDRYVAICRPLHYPVHMTPQTNAALAASAWLTALLLPVPAVVQTSHMAYNSMAYIHHCFCDHLAVVQASCSDTSAQTLMGFCIAMVVSFLPLLLVLLSYTHILASVLRIRSREGRSKAFSTCSSHLLVVGTYYSSIAVAYVTYRADLPLDFHVMGNVVYAILTPVLNPLIYTLRNKDVKAAITKMACPQEPKNAGKP